One segment of Oreochromis niloticus isolate F11D_XX linkage group LG8, O_niloticus_UMD_NMBU, whole genome shotgun sequence DNA contains the following:
- the bhlha15 gene encoding class A basic helix-loop-helix protein 15 → MKSKGKAVKPSRRTWSDPEPEFEPDTEPGSSEQEGSEASVRIRGSWRGSLRSGDGKRQGGGRRRKHGSSTKERSIRRLESNERERQRMHKLNNAFQALREAIPHVKTEKKLSKIETLTLAKNYIKALTTIILDMSGGCLPAGGVPSEASAAKLLQCYQQHLEEEGEEGLTQYLTSMHSFSQQS, encoded by the coding sequence ATGAAATCCAAAGGGAAGGCTGTGAAGCCATCCAGAAGGACCTGGTCCGACCCGGAGCCGGAATTCGAGCCAGACACAGAGCCGGGCTCCAGCGAGCAGGAAGGCTCAGAGGCCTCGGTCCGGATCCGTGGCTCCTGGAGGGGCTCTCTGAGGAGTGGCGATGGCAAGAGGCAGGGAGGAGGCCGGCGACGCAAGCACGGCTCCAGCACCAAAGAGCGCAGCATCCGTCGACTGGAAAGCAACGAAAGGGAACGCCAGCGCATGCACAAACTCAACAATGCCTTCCAAGCGCTGCGTGAGGCCATCCCGCATGTGAAAACCGAGAAGAAGCTGTCCAAGATCGAAACGCTGACCCTGGCTAAGAATTACATCAAAGCTTTGACCACCATCATCCTGGATATGTCAGGGGGCTGCCTGCCTGCTGGCGGGGTCCCTTCAGAGGCCAGCGCTGCCAAGCTCCTCCAGTGCTACCAGCAGCAcctggaggaggagggggaggaaggTCTCACCCAATACCTCACCAGCATGCATAGCTTCAGCCAGCAAAGCTAA